From a single Adhaeribacter swui genomic region:
- a CDS encoding toxic anion resistance protein translates to MEENNISIADNKELVQQKALALSQTIDPTKPESLSNFGVETQRKLGNYSNELLTKVKAKDSGDVGEAINELLGQINMIKVDETEKPGFFSRLPFVNKIADKTKKIASQYNSISENVDDVVVKLEKTRQSVLKDSTSLEVMFKQAVDYIYEVRAVIAAGLMKIEEIETELIPKLQAEVENSNQDEIAVQRLSDMIGFKERLEKKVHDFRLSHTIATQSMPQIRMIQTTNDVLAQKIQNSIVTVIPVWRQQVAIALGLEKQRKALEIQKKVTDTTNEMLLKNAQLLKTNVVTAAQENERGIVDVETLKKVNRDMVETLDAVIKISEEGSRKRTEAVKELAAVQEELNRKVIGSFGKSKQIEIE, encoded by the coding sequence ATGGAAGAAAACAATATATCAATCGCCGATAACAAGGAATTAGTCCAGCAAAAAGCCTTAGCGCTTTCGCAAACCATTGATCCTACTAAACCCGAAAGCCTGAGTAACTTTGGGGTAGAAACCCAACGCAAACTGGGTAATTACTCCAACGAGCTGCTTACCAAGGTAAAAGCCAAAGATTCCGGCGACGTAGGCGAAGCTATCAACGAGTTGTTGGGTCAAATTAACATGATTAAGGTAGACGAAACCGAGAAACCCGGTTTTTTCTCGCGTTTACCTTTTGTGAATAAAATTGCCGATAAAACCAAGAAAATAGCCAGCCAGTACAACTCCATCTCCGAAAACGTAGACGATGTAGTAGTAAAGCTGGAAAAAACCCGGCAGAGCGTACTCAAAGATTCTACCAGCCTGGAAGTAATGTTTAAGCAGGCCGTAGATTATATTTATGAAGTGCGGGCAGTGATTGCGGCTGGCCTCATGAAAATTGAAGAAATTGAAACCGAGCTGATCCCGAAGCTGCAAGCCGAGGTAGAAAACAGCAACCAGGACGAAATTGCCGTGCAGCGCCTCAGCGACATGATCGGGTTTAAAGAACGCCTGGAGAAGAAGGTACACGATTTCCGGTTATCACACACTATTGCCACGCAATCTATGCCGCAAATCCGGATGATTCAGACCACCAACGATGTGCTGGCGCAGAAAATCCAGAACTCGATTGTAACGGTTATACCGGTTTGGCGGCAGCAGGTAGCCATTGCGCTGGGCCTGGAAAAACAACGTAAAGCCCTGGAAATTCAGAAAAAAGTAACCGATACCACCAACGAAATGCTGTTGAAAAACGCGCAGCTTTTAAAAACCAACGTGGTAACGGCCGCCCAGGAAAATGAACGAGGCATTGTGGACGTAGAAACCCTGAAAAAAGTAAACCGCGACATGGTAGAAACATTGGATGCGGTTATTAAAATTTCGGAAGAAGGCAGCCGCAAAAGAACCGAAGCCGTGAAAGAATTAGCTGCCGTGCAGGAAGAACTAAACCGCAAAGTGATTGGCAGTTTCGGTAAATCGAAACAAATTGAAATAGAATAA
- a CDS encoding porin family protein: MKHTFLLLCFLSWSWAGLAQTTNAQPTELNSAPPAIETPVITPPVVTNATKDLSVKPARKVSYGLSMGTQYSPLLGTATYLEPSVLVPITKRFSGFASVSMISAFNTYPNRFGQDNAAALNNRWSQHYIVHAGGNYLVNDRLNLTGSVWRDLSKNPGLRPVNLLMPGGSNGMSIRASYKVTDNFSVSGGLRYSNGNAYQNSWYNPASSFGY, encoded by the coding sequence ATGAAACATACTTTTTTATTACTTTGCTTTTTAAGTTGGAGTTGGGCTGGTTTGGCTCAAACAACTAATGCGCAGCCCACCGAACTAAACAGTGCGCCTCCGGCAATAGAAACTCCGGTTATAACGCCGCCTGTTGTTACCAATGCTACTAAAGATTTATCCGTAAAGCCGGCCCGCAAAGTTTCTTATGGTTTATCTATGGGTACGCAGTATAGCCCACTGCTCGGCACCGCTACTTACCTGGAGCCCAGCGTGCTGGTACCCATTACCAAGCGGTTTAGCGGCTTTGCTTCCGTGAGTATGATTTCGGCTTTTAATACGTACCCCAACCGGTTCGGGCAAGATAATGCTGCTGCCCTGAATAATCGCTGGAGCCAGCATTACATCGTGCACGCTGGGGGCAATTACCTGGTAAACGACCGTTTAAATTTAACCGGTAGCGTTTGGCGCGATTTATCTAAAAACCCTGGCTTAAGACCGGTTAATTTGTTAATGCCCGGCGGCAGCAACGGCATGTCTATCCGGGCGAGCTACAAAGTAACCGATAACTTTTCGGTTTCGGGTGGTTTGCGTTACTCTAACGGCAATGCCTACCAAAACAGTTGGTATAATCCGGCTTCCTCGTTTGGTTATTAA
- a CDS encoding cupin domain-containing protein, which produces MEINEALILNSGEGREIKVGTSRLFLKLFSERTNNKFSITEYDLPPNFPGPPSHKHRNYEHAWYVLEGVLSVEVNGKEMTLVKGDFIFIPKYVVHAFSNKSDSAVRLLAIDTPGGFENYYDELETAFTDGKPLDPNTFREIQLKYDTYPPDYSFE; this is translated from the coding sequence ATGGAAATAAACGAGGCACTTATATTAAATTCCGGAGAGGGTAGAGAAATAAAAGTTGGTACCTCCAGGCTATTTTTAAAATTGTTTAGTGAGAGAACTAATAACAAGTTTTCAATAACCGAATATGATTTACCTCCCAACTTTCCCGGGCCTCCGTCGCATAAACACCGGAATTACGAACATGCCTGGTATGTTTTGGAAGGAGTACTTAGCGTTGAAGTAAATGGTAAAGAAATGACTTTGGTAAAAGGGGACTTTATTTTTATTCCCAAATACGTTGTCCATGCCTTTTCCAACAAAAGCGACTCGGCAGTAAGATTACTGGCAATTGATACTCCCGGAGGTTTTGAAAATTACTATGACGAATTGGAAACGGCTTTTACAGATGGAAAACCGCTCGATCCGAATACGTTCCGGGAAATTCAACTTAAGTACGACACGTATCCACCTGACTATTCGTTTGAATAG
- a CDS encoding aldo/keto reductase, whose protein sequence is MNKRKLGKSELEVSALGFGCMGLSFPNAPTKEESIKLIRGAVEHGITFFDTAQGYGENELLVGEALEPLRKEVVIATKFGFKEGNVRFGLDSRPETIKAVAEASLKRLRTDVIDLFYQHRPDPHVPMQDVAGTVKDLIQQGKVKHFGLSEANAETIRKAHAVCPVTALQSEYSMFYREPENEIIPTLEESGIGFIPFSPLGKGFLTATINADVELDKEDTRNMLPRFSKENRKANQALVDLVTSIAAEKNATPAQIALGWLLAQKPFIVPIPGTSKLHRLQENIGATNVSLTNDELNKINEALTTIKIVGERYPAHLQGTAERK, encoded by the coding sequence ATGAACAAGAGAAAATTAGGAAAAAGCGAATTAGAAGTATCGGCATTGGGCTTTGGTTGTATGGGGTTAAGTTTTCCAAATGCCCCAACAAAAGAAGAAAGCATAAAGTTAATTCGTGGGGCAGTTGAACACGGCATTACGTTCTTTGACACGGCACAAGGTTATGGCGAAAACGAACTTTTAGTTGGCGAAGCGCTTGAACCCTTGCGTAAAGAAGTGGTAATTGCTACCAAGTTTGGTTTTAAAGAAGGTAATGTGCGGTTCGGCTTAGACAGTCGGCCTGAAACCATAAAAGCTGTTGCCGAAGCATCTTTAAAAAGATTGAGAACCGACGTAATTGATTTGTTTTATCAACACCGGCCCGACCCGCATGTTCCTATGCAAGACGTTGCTGGAACCGTAAAAGATTTGATCCAACAAGGAAAAGTAAAACATTTTGGACTGTCAGAAGCCAATGCCGAAACCATCCGAAAAGCACACGCTGTTTGCCCGGTAACGGCTTTGCAAAGTGAATACTCTATGTTTTACCGCGAGCCTGAAAACGAAATTATTCCAACCTTGGAAGAATCAGGAATTGGTTTTATTCCTTTCAGTCCGTTGGGTAAAGGATTTTTGACCGCAACAATCAACGCCGACGTGGAATTGGATAAAGAGGATACAAGAAATATGTTGCCCCGTTTCAGTAAAGAAAACCGAAAAGCAAACCAAGCCTTGGTGGACTTAGTAACTTCCATTGCGGCAGAAAAAAACGCTACGCCAGCACAAATTGCCTTAGGTTGGTTGTTGGCTCAAAAACCTTTTATTGTACCCATTCCGGGAACATCAAAATTACATCGCTTACAAGAAAACATTGGTGCCACCAACGTTTCATTGACAAATGATGAATTGAACAAAATAAATGAAGCATTAACGACCATCAAAATTGTAGGCGAACGCTATCCGGCCCACTTACAGGGCACTGCAGAAAGAAAATAG
- a CDS encoding Crp/Fnr family transcriptional regulator: MEKFIEYILQFGNLNKQQIDLIKSKATEIELHTDDFYWEAGKTVKQIGFLTDGVLRVSYYNNKGEEITRYFIDENHLILSGNTIDELYTPSEYLSAITDCKLVVFSKKDWKEISETIIGWDTILQKIVAKYHSEKITRRSELISQDGTERYLDFIQKFPTLINRVPLSYIASYLGITQSSLSRIRKNIR, encoded by the coding sequence ATGGAGAAATTTATAGAATACATTTTACAGTTTGGCAATTTAAACAAACAGCAAATTGACCTTATTAAAAGCAAGGCGACGGAAATAGAACTGCACACAGACGACTTTTATTGGGAAGCAGGAAAAACAGTTAAACAAATTGGCTTTCTTACTGATGGTGTTCTTCGTGTTTCTTATTATAACAACAAGGGCGAAGAAATTACCCGTTACTTTATCGACGAAAACCATTTGATTTTATCGGGAAATACGATCGACGAACTGTATACGCCTTCGGAATACCTGTCAGCCATTACGGATTGCAAACTGGTTGTTTTTTCAAAAAAAGACTGGAAAGAAATCTCCGAAACCATTATTGGTTGGGATACTATTCTACAAAAAATAGTAGCGAAATACCACAGCGAAAAAATAACCCGTAGAAGCGAATTAATTTCGCAAGACGGAACGGAACGCTATCTTGATTTTATTCAAAAATTTCCGACATTAATAAACCGGGTACCTTTGTCCTACATTGCTTCTTATTTGGGAATCACCCAATCTTCTTTAAGCAGAATAAGAAAAAATATCCGCTGA
- a CDS encoding Ig-like domain-containing protein — MKRLYTFYCFRIFFRVPAIFFLVLLTGQTNIHAAPLLTPSPNKESSFKSMAKTLAEDQITSFSLINADNESTIRTITNNATIDLATLATNNLNIRANTSPAEVGSVRFTLSGAASRTHVESTAPYAVFGENEGNYYSWTPEPGKYTLTATPYSNQDGTGTAGTSLTLNFTIKSSTPPPSSSLVTNVKATTGNSYKLGQLTKGTVFYTDRNYQITSVPTTLNNALFIKTPNDDKYVTATSVLSFSVNKTATVYVAYDPLATKLPAWLSTWEKTADRIGINDPRISFLQVYQKRYPVGTVKLGGNLASPAVGSKNTYLVVIKPGGSVVNKRPYASAVRPADGATNVALDKSISVDLEYPGGNAINGKTVNTATVKLFKISSTGSKTQVGGTAVNSSAAGDAITLSATLARNTVYEFHITDQVKDDKGNAFIPFTSRFSTSGASPGSSEGIAFTEKTLITNSFGANGFTTLVVGPDHRLYATTSAGKIERWDIKSDGTITNHVTISPFGSSRRLLIGLCFDPAATSSNLVAWISHSSPLFVNAPDWSGKISRIVLNKPSNISIKDYVINLPRSYKDHSTNSLAFGPDKALYFPQGSNSAMGAADGAWGNRPERLLSGSLLRLDIAKAQRQSLPINVKTQDGGNYNPYASSAALTIYATGIRNAFDLVWHTNGQLYVPANGSAAGGNIPALASGAKRADGTTYNGSTIPAITNVRDTQNDYLFRVVKGGYYGHPNILRKEYILNGGNPTSGTDPGEVVWKANGQTFGYRVGTQKEPNYRGWAFDFGLNMSPNGVIEYRSNAFGGKLKGRLLVCRFSGGDDIMVLEPGGTSKNIVKATEGIKVPGFRRPFANPLDLTEDPKTGNIYLSEYYDGNGNGKPRITLLKPVQTSSSAATEMVASAVTEVKEKSLEVYPNPTTEDAIFAEAKNFTPHEEITLTLYDLAGLPIYSALITANHEGTASTDISPEKNLNPGVYILRATAASGEKQTRLFIR; from the coding sequence ATGAAAAGACTTTATACTTTTTATTGCTTTCGTATTTTCTTTCGCGTACCAGCTATCTTTTTTCTGGTTTTACTTACTGGTCAAACCAATATACATGCGGCTCCGCTATTAACTCCTTCGCCTAACAAAGAAAGTTCTTTTAAATCAATGGCGAAAACCTTAGCTGAGGATCAGATTACCAGCTTCTCGCTAATCAATGCCGATAACGAGAGTACCATCCGAACAATTACGAACAACGCTACCATAGACCTGGCTACCTTGGCCACCAATAACCTAAACATCCGGGCTAATACCTCCCCGGCCGAAGTAGGAAGTGTGCGCTTTACTTTATCGGGGGCTGCTTCGCGTACGCACGTCGAAAGCACAGCGCCATATGCGGTTTTTGGCGAAAATGAAGGCAATTATTACTCCTGGACTCCCGAACCGGGCAAATACACCTTAACCGCTACCCCTTATTCTAACCAGGATGGTACCGGTACTGCCGGAACTTCTTTAACGCTAAACTTTACCATAAAAAGCAGTACTCCACCACCTAGCAGCTCTTTGGTAACTAACGTAAAAGCTACTACAGGCAACAGTTACAAGTTAGGCCAATTAACCAAAGGCACCGTTTTTTATACCGACCGGAATTACCAGATTACTTCGGTACCCACTACCCTGAACAATGCTTTGTTTATAAAAACCCCCAACGATGATAAGTACGTAACGGCTACTTCGGTGCTTTCTTTTTCCGTTAATAAAACGGCTACCGTTTACGTAGCCTACGATCCATTAGCCACCAAACTGCCGGCCTGGCTCAGTACTTGGGAAAAAACCGCCGATCGGATTGGTATTAACGATCCCCGCATCAGCTTTTTACAGGTCTACCAAAAAAGGTATCCGGTCGGTACCGTTAAATTAGGGGGCAACCTGGCCAGCCCGGCGGTGGGTTCTAAAAACACGTACCTGGTAGTAATTAAGCCCGGTGGTAGCGTAGTAAATAAAAGACCTTATGCGAGCGCCGTACGCCCGGCCGATGGCGCCACCAACGTGGCCCTGGACAAATCTATTTCCGTGGATTTAGAGTATCCGGGCGGCAATGCCATCAACGGAAAAACCGTAAATACTGCCACGGTAAAATTATTTAAAATAAGCAGCACCGGTTCTAAAACCCAGGTGGGTGGCACAGCTGTTAACTCTTCAGCGGCCGGCGATGCCATTACCTTATCCGCCACATTGGCCCGAAACACGGTTTACGAATTTCATATTACGGACCAGGTGAAAGATGATAAGGGTAACGCTTTTATTCCGTTTACTTCCCGATTCTCGACCAGCGGCGCCAGCCCGGGCAGTTCAGAAGGCATTGCTTTTACCGAAAAAACACTGATTACCAATTCGTTTGGCGCCAATGGTTTCACAACACTGGTGGTAGGCCCGGATCATCGCCTGTACGCCACTACCTCGGCTGGTAAAATTGAACGTTGGGATATAAAATCTGATGGTACCATTACCAATCACGTTACCATTTCTCCTTTTGGGTCGTCGCGGCGCTTGTTAATTGGGTTGTGCTTCGATCCGGCCGCAACCAGCAGCAATCTGGTAGCCTGGATCAGCCATTCGTCGCCGCTTTTTGTGAATGCTCCCGATTGGTCCGGCAAAATTTCCCGGATTGTACTCAATAAGCCCTCTAATATTTCGATAAAAGATTATGTCATTAATTTGCCGCGTTCGTACAAAGACCATTCTACCAACAGCCTTGCTTTTGGGCCCGACAAAGCCCTTTATTTTCCGCAGGGCAGCAATTCGGCCATGGGGGCAGCGGATGGTGCCTGGGGTAACCGGCCCGAAAGGTTGTTATCGGGCTCCCTGTTGCGCTTAGATATTGCCAAAGCGCAGCGGCAAAGCTTACCTATAAACGTTAAAACCCAGGATGGCGGCAATTACAACCCCTACGCCAGCAGTGCAGCTTTAACTATTTACGCTACCGGCATCCGTAACGCTTTTGACCTGGTGTGGCATACCAACGGCCAACTATACGTACCAGCCAACGGTTCGGCGGCGGGTGGTAATATTCCGGCTTTAGCATCGGGAGCCAAGCGGGCCGATGGCACTACTTACAACGGGTCTACTATTCCGGCTATTACGAATGTACGCGACACCCAAAACGATTATTTGTTCCGGGTAGTAAAAGGCGGTTATTACGGCCACCCGAATATTTTACGAAAAGAATACATTTTAAACGGCGGCAACCCCACCTCGGGCACCGATCCTGGCGAAGTAGTCTGGAAAGCCAATGGCCAAACCTTTGGTTACCGGGTAGGCACGCAAAAAGAACCGAACTACCGCGGCTGGGCTTTTGATTTTGGTTTAAATATGTCGCCGAATGGAGTAATCGAATACCGCAGCAATGCTTTTGGCGGCAAGCTTAAAGGCAGGCTCTTGGTATGCCGCTTTAGCGGAGGCGACGACATTATGGTACTGGAACCGGGCGGCACCAGCAAAAATATAGTAAAGGCAACCGAAGGTATCAAGGTTCCGGGTTTCCGGCGGCCATTTGCCAACCCCCTGGACTTAACCGAAGATCCTAAAACCGGCAACATATACTTATCGGAGTACTACGATGGCAACGGCAACGGCAAGCCCCGGATAACTTTGTTAAAACCCGTCCAAACCAGCAGTAGTGCGGCTACAGAAATGGTAGCCTCGGCAGTTACGGAGGTAAAAGAAAAATCGCTGGAGGTATATCCGAACCCCACTACCGAAGACGCTATTTTTGCGGAAGCGAAGAACTTTACCCCCCACGAAGAAATTACCCTTACTTTATACGACTTAGCCGGTTTACCTATTTACTCGGCACTTATTACTGCTAACCACGAAGGTACGGCCAGTACCGATATAAGTCCGGAAAAAAACTTAAATCCAGGTGTTTACATTTTGCGCGCTACCGCTGCTTCCGGGGAAAAACAAACCCGCTTGTTTATCCGCTAG
- a CDS encoding alpha-amylase family protein, with product MHRRSFIKTTAVVGGAYALASKAALAEIMQPKELPWFDRSMRWAQIAFVETDPEKYDPDFWLAYFKKLHLDGVLLSAGGSVAFYPTQIPLHYRSAWLKDKDMLGYMVEGCRKMNMSIILRTDPHAARQKVYETHPDWIHTNENGEKRRHWANPDLWVTCALGPYNFDFMKQVNQEIMTRYQPDAIFSNRWSGHGICYCEHCKPSFKAYSGYDLPPTIAVNNSTAMAPGDKNSPAYRKYITWRTERLRELWFLWDSEIRKQKPTSRFIPNGFPDKLATGKQSDFFFADQQQRTGSIPPWSNGKHAKELRATMGMKHQVGIFGVGIEEQYRWKASVQDNNEIKIWVSEGTANGLLPCFVKFGGEVHDKRWLTTVEQLYQGYYKSEKYLRNTAPLARVGVVYSEQTSKNYGEKAWQKNFADHGNGIYHALIEDRLPFEMVNDQLLDAATLKPFKLLILSNIAFLSKKQCDQLRQFVNNGGSLIATYETSLYDETGKEQPDFGLADVFGVSYAKKVEGPMKNSYLRLKSDATTGKFHPVLKDLEDAYQIINGTHQVQVNPKTTFPSPVTLVPTYPDLPMEDLYPRQPDTDTRELYLREIGQGRVAYFPGDIDRTFWQYLSSDHGKLLRNTFRWALNEEPLVEVKGPGIIDVTTWQQKSSMTVHLVNLTNPMMLKAPFRELIPVNAQVKIRVPENKKLAGVKLLLSGQKPGYKFKNNVVSLQVNQLAAHEIIALDLA from the coding sequence ATGCACCGAAGAAGTTTTATTAAAACCACTGCCGTTGTGGGCGGCGCTTACGCTTTAGCCAGTAAAGCCGCCCTGGCCGAAATAATGCAGCCGAAAGAATTGCCCTGGTTCGACCGCTCCATGCGTTGGGCCCAGATTGCCTTCGTGGAAACCGACCCGGAGAAATACGATCCGGATTTTTGGCTGGCTTATTTTAAAAAATTGCACCTGGATGGGGTTTTGTTAAGCGCCGGCGGCAGCGTAGCTTTTTACCCGACTCAAATTCCGCTGCATTACCGGAGCGCTTGGCTGAAAGATAAAGACATGCTCGGATACATGGTAGAGGGCTGCCGCAAAATGAACATGTCGATTATTTTGCGCACCGACCCACATGCCGCCCGGCAAAAAGTATATGAAACCCACCCCGACTGGATTCATACGAACGAGAACGGTGAAAAACGGCGGCACTGGGCCAACCCGGACTTATGGGTAACCTGCGCTCTCGGGCCTTATAATTTTGACTTTATGAAGCAGGTAAACCAGGAGATAATGACCCGCTACCAACCCGACGCTATTTTCTCGAATCGCTGGTCGGGCCACGGCATATGCTACTGCGAGCACTGCAAACCCAGCTTTAAGGCATACTCGGGCTACGACCTCCCTCCTACCATTGCGGTAAATAATAGCACCGCCATGGCTCCCGGCGACAAAAACAGTCCGGCTTACCGCAAATACATTACCTGGCGTACTGAACGCTTACGGGAACTCTGGTTTTTATGGGACAGCGAAATCCGGAAACAAAAACCCACCTCCCGTTTTATTCCGAATGGCTTCCCGGATAAGCTGGCTACCGGTAAACAATCCGATTTCTTTTTCGCCGACCAGCAGCAGCGCACCGGCTCCATTCCGCCGTGGTCGAATGGCAAACACGCTAAAGAGTTGCGGGCCACCATGGGCATGAAACACCAGGTAGGTATTTTTGGCGTGGGCATCGAAGAACAATATCGCTGGAAAGCTTCGGTGCAAGATAACAACGAAATAAAAATTTGGGTATCGGAAGGTACGGCTAATGGTTTACTGCCGTGTTTTGTAAAATTCGGCGGCGAAGTACATGATAAACGCTGGCTTACTACGGTAGAGCAATTATACCAGGGTTATTACAAAAGCGAAAAATACCTGCGCAACACCGCTCCACTGGCTCGCGTGGGCGTGGTATATTCCGAGCAAACTTCTAAGAATTACGGCGAAAAAGCCTGGCAGAAAAACTTTGCCGATCATGGCAATGGTATTTACCACGCGCTCATCGAAGACCGTCTGCCTTTTGAAATGGTGAATGACCAATTACTGGATGCTGCCACGTTAAAACCATTTAAATTACTAATTCTGTCTAACATCGCGTTTTTATCAAAAAAGCAATGCGACCAATTGCGACAATTTGTAAACAATGGCGGCAGCCTGATAGCTACTTACGAAACTTCGCTCTACGACGAAACGGGCAAAGAACAACCGGATTTTGGCCTGGCCGATGTATTTGGGGTCAGCTACGCTAAAAAAGTAGAAGGACCCATGAAAAACAGCTACCTGCGTTTAAAAAGCGATGCCACCACTGGTAAGTTTCACCCGGTTTTAAAAGACTTGGAAGATGCCTACCAAATTATAAACGGAACGCACCAGGTACAGGTAAACCCCAAAACTACCTTCCCGAGTCCGGTTACATTAGTTCCCACCTACCCCGATTTGCCCATGGAAGACTTGTACCCCCGCCAACCCGATACCGATACCCGCGAACTGTACCTGCGCGAAATAGGCCAAGGCCGCGTAGCCTACTTTCCCGGCGACATCGACCGGACCTTTTGGCAATACCTGAGCTCCGACCACGGCAAATTGCTGCGTAATACGTTCCGGTGGGCATTAAACGAAGAACCTCTGGTGGAAGTAAAGGGCCCGGGCATTATTGATGTAACTACCTGGCAGCAAAAAAGCTCTATGACCGTGCATTTAGTAAACCTTACCAACCCCATGATGCTCAAAGCACCCTTCCGAGAGCTGATACCGGTAAATGCACAGGTAAAAATCAGGGTTCCGGAAAATAAAAAATTAGCAGGAGTAAAGTTGCTTTTGAGCGGGCAAAAACCTGGGTATAAATTTAAAAATAATGTGGTGAGCTTACAGGTAAATCAATTAGCTGCCCACGAAATTATCGCCTTGGATTTAGCATAA
- a CDS encoding aldo/keto reductase, producing the protein MQYRKLGNNEQLSAIGLGCMSMSHAYGVPDDVESVATLHHALDLGINFWDTADVYGSGKNEELISKVLVPNRDKIFIATKFGFTQDASGNMIFNGSPAYMRHAVEASLKRLKIDTIDLYYAHRIDPNVPVEEMVGAMAELVKEGKVRYLGLSEASVSSIKKAHAVHPISAVQSEYSLLTRDVENNVLPACKELGITFVPFSPLARGLMTNTLNLSELPDTDFRKKLPRYQQEYQDNNQKLAAAFADLAYQIGCSPAQLALAWVLAQGENIIPIPGTKKRGKLTDNAGSVDVKLTNQNLQQIEALLAQYPNTGNRYDAASEKMVDRDGR; encoded by the coding sequence ATGCAATACCGGAAATTAGGAAATAATGAGCAGCTATCGGCCATTGGGCTGGGTTGCATGAGTATGAGCCACGCGTACGGGGTGCCCGACGATGTAGAGTCCGTTGCCACGCTGCACCACGCCCTGGACTTAGGTATTAACTTTTGGGATACCGCCGATGTGTACGGCAGCGGTAAAAACGAGGAATTAATCTCGAAGGTGTTGGTCCCTAACCGGGATAAGATTTTTATTGCCACCAAGTTTGGTTTTACCCAGGATGCCAGCGGCAATATGATTTTTAACGGTTCACCGGCATACATGCGGCATGCCGTAGAAGCCAGTTTAAAACGATTAAAAATCGATACCATTGACTTGTACTACGCCCACCGCATCGACCCGAACGTGCCCGTGGAAGAGATGGTAGGCGCTATGGCCGAACTGGTAAAAGAAGGCAAGGTGCGTTATTTAGGTTTATCCGAAGCATCGGTAAGTTCAATCAAAAAAGCCCACGCGGTACACCCGATCAGTGCCGTGCAAAGCGAATATTCTTTGCTAACCCGCGACGTAGAGAATAATGTATTACCCGCCTGTAAAGAGTTAGGGATCACCTTTGTGCCTTTTAGCCCACTGGCCCGGGGTTTAATGACAAATACCTTAAACTTAAGCGAATTACCCGATACGGACTTCCGTAAAAAGCTGCCGCGCTACCAGCAAGAGTACCAGGACAACAACCAAAAACTAGCCGCTGCCTTCGCCGATTTAGCTTACCAGATTGGTTGCTCCCCCGCGCAATTGGCTCTAGCCTGGGTACTGGCGCAAGGCGAAAACATTATCCCCATACCGGGCACCAAAAAACGCGGCAAACTAACCGACAACGCCGGCAGCGTTGACGTAAAATTAACCAATCAA